CTACCGGATCTGCCGCACATATTCGAGAAGATCGGCGACGTCCTGAAGACTCAGTCCCTTAAGGAGATCCTCCGGCATCGGCGACAGCCGGCCGGCCGAGAAGTTCACGATGTCCTTGCGGTAGACGGTCGCATCCTCCGCCCCCGGGCGCCGCAGCGTGATCGAACCGGCCGTGGAGGCGGCCAGAACGCCGCTCAGGATGCGGCCGTCCCGCGTCTCGACGACGTACGGAACGTAATTGGGCAGAACGACGAGGTTGGGCTCGACGATGTTCCGGAGAATCTGCTCCGGCGGATTATCGCGCACGCTGACGAGGTTGGGGCCGATCGCGACGCCCTCGCTTCCGACGGCGTGACAGGAAATGCAGAGCTTCCGGAACGTCGCGGCGCCCCGGGCGGCGTCTCCCCGCAGATCGAGGGCGCCGCGGAACGCTTCGAACCGCCCGGGGTCCGGCTCGAGGCGGGCGAGCGCCGTGCGCGCCCGGGCGGCGAGGGCCGCGTCCGGAAAGCCCAGGAGCTCCGACCGGCGGGCGGG
The nucleotide sequence above comes from Planctomycetota bacterium. Encoded proteins:
- a CDS encoding c-type cytochrome, whose product is LARLLGRADEEVRAAAREVAALARTSGEGERAAEREKALETAFDPDRPERERVEAIRLLAPSPPAARLAELLDPRHPEAVQRAAIEALDALPGTDVVEASAARWRKLTPAVRERALAAAFARKERLGPLLGAIERGDIPADSLDPARRSELLGFPDAALAARARTALARLEPDPGRFEAFRGALDLRGDAARGAATFRKLCISCHAVGSEGVAIGPNLVSVRDNPPEQILRNIVEPNLVVLPNYVPYVVETRDGRILSGVLAASTAGSITLRRPGAEDATVYRKDIVNFSAGRLSPMPEDLLKGLSLQDVADLLEYVRQIR